The following DNA comes from Hippoglossus hippoglossus isolate fHipHip1 chromosome 12, fHipHip1.pri, whole genome shotgun sequence.
AACATTACAGGAAATGGGCCATGTCACTTGATGAGATCATCGATATATCTCatatctcatttgtttaatccatgtaaaccacaaacatttaaacatagGATGTTGTGGTTTCATAGTGGTTGTTTTCATGTGCcaaactcaaacatttcactccTTTACTATAATGTGccattttcacactgaaaaaaTGCATTGCACTCATCCACTCTTGAACCACTGGAGCGTTGAGGGTAATGCACACTTCTTCCTGGTTGCACTGTTGTTGGGCAGTTTAGTATTCCCAAGGCCCCTGAAATCCTCCAGAGAGAGCGGCAATGTGGTCAAAACAGCTGCAACTCTTGGTTGTGCAGTGCGCTggcaacaaaacatttttcaccaGGCATGCTCATGTCCTGTTTTCAGTCTTAACTAAGCTAATCATCAGGGGTGTTACAAGGGACTCTGGGGGCCCCGGGAAAAATAactcatggggggggggggttgcaccaaaccaaaccaacccATTCGAAGAAACATATTATACCAAACCATGCACATCGCATACTGtgtatacacatatataataGCAATGTAGTATAGTTTTGGTGCAAACCCCCTACAGCAGCCTagacacatcatacacacacatttagacgttCTAGTCTTCAACAAAACCTTTCAAATTAAGAAGCTTGTCAGGGTCCTCACAAAATGATCGTTGCTGTTGCCGTCCCAGACAATTGTCAGCTTTCCCAAAACTGTTGCAACGCCCCTGCTTACCTTATCTGAAATCAAGCCTCATGTTAACAGACAGGTTTGAGAGTGGTATCAATTTCAATGATACTATTCCCTTATCAAGCCATGAGAATGACAAAAGATGCTCCTATGAATTAAACTCCTTTAACATCCTATAATAGTAATCATCACCATTGCACAAGGTTGTATGTTATGCTGTAGcacttatgttattatgttactTTACAGATTTCCATCGGGAGAAGTCAACGTGGATCCTCATCACGGTCTTTTGTgccttcatcttcctcatcctcgcGTGGTTGTTACACATGAACAGCCACAGGTAAAAAGGGATCATGAATTCCTTATGCAATATGTTTGGTGGAATGTTGTTTACTACAATATTAATGTATGTGTTATATGCTACAGACGACCACTACAGCTGTGGTTAAGGCTCTTTATTTTTAAGTTCACCACTTCAATATTggattattttaagttttttaacAATCCCATGACGTAAAGATGAAAGATGCTCCTTTGTTATGAGCATGTTACTTTTTAACCACattattcatatataaatattgatttacTTTATATGatgaataacaataatttatttgttgtgATAAGCACACAAAAAAGTATTAACATTTTCGAATTTTTACAAAATTTGGAATTTGCTTTGTGGAGGAAGTGTTCAATTCTAATGCTTTCTAATTTAGACAATTATTGCTATCtacatttatttctcattaatGCCAACGAGACATTTTGTTGATACACTCaccataaaatacaacattattttaatcatcattttataatttataatgatttttcttctgctgctctcaCGCCCTCATAATAatcgtgtttttattttttttaatttttttttgtgagaaGTCTGAAGCATTGCATTCTGCCACCTGTCCCTGGTCCTAAAATCAAAGGATTTGATAAACAACTTCTAAAGGTAAAGCTGCAACACACTGATCAATGTTTTCATGCGTGCGACAATGATGTGACCCTAATGATGATGTTTGAATAAGAAAAATGACTTCAGTGTAATCCTGCTTTGTGTGTAGAGTGGCAAGTCTGAGGAGATCTTCAGTGCACTGGTGGTGTCTGATTTTCCCCCGACCACGTCCAACTGTGAGGATTTTCTGGTGGAGTACTTAGAGGTGTACATCCCCGAGGAGCAGGAGCTGATGCTGGAGGAAAGCAAGGATCTGCACGATAACTGCCTCAAATCCGGGGGCTCCACGTACGACAACGACTCCGGCCGGGGCAGCTGTGACAGCCACACTCTGCTGATGGATAAGTGCGGAAGGTTAAAAGAGGAAGGGAGGCGAACAGATCAGGAGAAAAGTCCGATGGAGGCTCAGAGGCACCAGAAAAAATGGAATGAGGGTGCGTTGACCTATTCTCATGATGATATCGTTAGCCCCGACATGTCCAGTGGACGGGTGAAGACCTGGCCTTCTGTGTTTTCGCCTCTGCCTCAGTACAGCTCACTGAACCAAATGAGCTTGCTTGAGACGGCGAAACAGCACTGCCTCTCCGACAGCCTGTTCCCCCCAAGCTCCTCGTCCTCCTACCTCACCCAGCCTGGCCATGGCAACAATAAGGAGGCTCTAGGACCAAGCTACTGGGACAAGAAACATCACTCACTCCATCCCCAGACACAGGCCCTCTGGCAACTCCAGGCCCACAGCGAGGTCAACATCTCCAACGTCGGCCGCAAACAAGCGGCCGTTGGTCTGCAGCCGCTTGCTCTGCAGCCGCTTGCTCTGCAGCCGCTTGCTCTCCGGCCCACCGAGTATGTCGAAGTCCAGAGGGTCAATGAGGAGGACATGGTGCTCCTGCAGCCTGTCATGTCGGACTGTGGCGCCGGCTGCCCCCGGCCGCGCCAGGAGGAGGACTACAGCAAAGTGAAGGGGGTGAACGGTGACAACGTGCTGCTTCTCCAGAGAGAGGTGGCGGGACACGAGGCGGAGAGGTGCCCTTGTGAGGACCAGGAGATGAATGGAGCGACGGAGAGCTGCCTCCCGTCATCCATCGTCAACCAGAAGCCTGCAGCCTGCATTCACACTGGCACGCCAGTCCGGGATGACACTACCCTGGCAGTGAGTGGCTATGTTGACACTGCCACCATATTTACTACTTACTAGGTGCTCAGAAGCCCAACAGGCAGGTCTGGAACATTGTGAGACCTGTTTTAAGGTggaacacagacaaaaagagcaaaaacattAACAGTTACACCGACACTATTCTTCCATTTATCATAAATCTAATTTAAGAGACAGTTGATACATGATAAAGAACTAAAATAATTTGATTGAATGATgtgaataataatcataatttaactttaaagttataaagtaaatatttatGATTGATTGTATAAGATGTCTGGTAGTATAAGATGTCTGGTACTACATGCTGTCATTGtgattaatttatttgtgtaaaatcaAGAGTACAGGAAGCTCAAACATcaattgcatttatttttcGTTTTTTGTCCCTTTCCCTGTGCAAATTTCTCCGTGTTGAACTCAAAGCTGTTGGCTGGAGACCACACAGAAACTGTATATAGAGAGATACATTTCAAGAAGAAAACTGAGAAAGTGGGAATGTATTGGTGTATTTTTCATCCTAAGACTGTTTTGTGTACAGTACATTTATTACTGCTTGCACTGCTGTTTGACTGGTAAAtttgaaaaaagtattttttggaAAATAGTGTAATAGTGTAATTGCTCGGCATTGTGCAACGCGAACCTTAAGTGACTTCGTCTCTGTTTAACAGTGATAAAATGCTGTGTATGGCCATTTTAAAATTTttgcacaaatatgtttttatgtatcGCTTTACAAACAGTCAATCACCTGATCACAAAATGCAATCTGAAACTTAACTTCGATGGTTTTTGGAGAACCCGTCGTAAAAAATCATGCTTGtaataaatgtacaaatgtgatttttttggGGTGTTTCTATATGGTTCCAAAGTACTATATTGATATGTACATGCTTGTTATCATTACCTggttttaataattaataatgagGCAAAAACGTGATTGACAATACCCTCTGACACAGACAGCCACTGTCATTCAAGGCTTTTAAACCAGaaattgaaacatttttaacataCAAAAACTATGAATGACCACAGAAAGTAAATTAAGTCACTAATGCCTAATGAAGTGAATCTTTGTGAATGCATAGCTTGAATCAGTTGTGTattattgtttctgttttgataaataaatgacaagAGCTGAGAATTGGTCAGAAATGTTGCTTTAACCAAATTGTCTGCCAatgtaaacttgtttttcaaaggagGCATTGTTGCACTAATGGTGGATTAGGTATTTGGAAGTAGCATTATGATACTACATAAATACTCAAATACAGTTTGAAGTCCTGCATTCATAATTTAACTAAATCAGAAGGACTATTTTCTTTCAGCAACAAAAGGGAAACTGTATAGGTCAATAATATCGTGTCcatattttaatattgcagATGGATGATGCGGAACTACTTTATAAATACTTTCCTTTGATTTTCGATCTGTTTTTTGATTTATGTAatgattatttctttaattattattatagattcTTTGGTTTGTAAagcttaataaaaaaaaagggagaaatgcTCCAATATTCAAATTCTTCAGAGGGACAGAAGTGAGCTCAGGGACACCATGAGATCCTTCCTAGAATCACAAGAACACACATTTACTTCTTGTATGTGTGACGATTCCACTCTCCGCCAACCTGAGATCTCCCTGCTTGCATTCTATCTGTTTTGTCGAGTCATCTATATCTAGCTACTCCCACTTATAATCATCTGCACGGGTGCTGACACGTTAGATACACTGTGCCCCCTTCCCCCCTCCTTTATGTCGTGGATAGTGTTTTGttactgttgttgttattgttgtggatgttgtcctgtttcctgttgttgttgtattgcctgttgtctttttgtttgttagaatgcaagaaaaagaaaaattatgaACAGTGTggccaaaaaataaatatatgcataaataaaacatccttatccaaagaaaacaacaccaACAAAACAAAGGCAGGACTGTCTCTGGTGCAGGCTTCCAACACATGTCAgtttataataatgtttatgtAATAACGACGTGAGGGATGTTGAACTGAATATCACACAAATTTGAGATGAAGTAAATATATTATGCAAACACTTGCGCGCGCATCCCGTGACACGTGACGGGGGGGTGGAACCGGGTTCATTGGCTGCTGGACTTTTCTCACAGTAGCTGAAGTTACAACCTGCAGAGACTTTGAGACACTGGTGACAGCGAGAGACCACTTcggctgtgagtgtgtgtcagtgagtgtgtgtcagtgtgtgtgagtgtgtgtttcctctgcaccgGAATAACAACATGTATAAAGTTGGCTCCTGTTTCCGGGGACGCGCTCTAATGGGAGCGTCCCGCTGGCGACCGCCCGGCTCGTCCGCAGAATTCCACCTGCCAACTGGTGAGTTACCATGGAGACCAACCATATTCTGCTGGTGTGTGGCGCTGCCTCAGAGAACCCAGATCACTGGTGGGGTTTTATTCCCTTTAGAAATAAATCAGCTGCGGTTTAAAGTCAAATATCAATTTAACATTACACCCAAGTGGCTACAGTTATATAATTAATATAGACTATAGTCCCGAAATAAATCCCACCTTCATGAAGTTATAATTATATAATCGAGGGCtctaaaatgattttttaaatattgatgaatCTGTTTCGATAATTTTTTGCAACTTTTTCGCAATCACAACTTTATGGAGAAACAAGTGACTTCTCAACATGCCTCATGTTGGCTAACCAACTGTCCAGCCCCCAcagatgtttaatttaatttgattaactATCAAATAATATTGAAGCCAAGTCTGCCATTTCTGTTAATAGGTTATCGATTGACAAAatagttgttatttttctgttgaatgACTAATGGTGTCAGCTCTTTTTATTAAGTCCACcaaagaggttttgttttcattgttgtttttgcttgtttgtttgtttgtcagcaggattacaaaaaaattaaaattatgaactgATTTTCATTCAAAGTTTTGGAGGGATGCGGCATGATCAGAGGAAGAATTCGGTACATTTTGTGGcagatcttgatttaaaaatcattttttaaccaTGGCGAGATTGGCTATAGCCTTGGCAGCAGtaattttttgttgttgtaaaaactgtgtgtgttcgtgGCCCTGCTAAAATGTATTGTGTCATCATACTAACAGGTGTTCACATCTCTGTATAATAGGATCTCTCTTGAATCGAAATGTCTCTGAAACAGTTTAAACAATAACTGAACATCATTCATGGATCTCATGTTGAATTGTTGTTCTGTTAGAATCATGGCTTAAAGTTCTTCCATCACCGGGACTGATTTTCTGATGTGATTACTCCTGAAAGGCGTTGTTATCTCAACCTCACAATATAAACTTTCCATTACAATGGTTTCACAGGTGCATTATATCAGAAAGCATCCCCCAGACACCTCCCCACAGACATCCCAGAGATGCCCCCATGCAGTTTCAAACCAGAGGAATACAAGGTAAAAGCAACATCCTCCCAACATCACCACGGTGTCTCTAGCTCTTTGACAAACTCAgcataaaggaaaacaaaagataaacaCCCTGCCTAAACCGTGACTCCTTTTctcctgtttgtattttgtctcttgtctctgtTCAGGGTATGTCCAAAGAGCGGATGATGGAGATCCGCCGAAAGAACTGCAACCCCATGATCATGAAGGTTACCTCCTATAAGAAGCCAGTGTTTGTCCACCAGGGACACATGCAGTGGCTGTGGGACGTGGACGGGAAGCGgtatttggatttttttgcCGGCGTGGCAACAGTCAGCGTGGGCCACTGCCACCCGTAAGATCTTTCGTTCTTTACTGGGTCACGAACTGATAGTagatccattcatccatccattatctataccgcaTGTCCCCTTGAGTCCAGTCTGCATGCAGGATGAAGCTGGAGaagacccacacagacatggggagaacatgcaatctccacacagaaataaataaataagagtgGTGTTGATGTTATATGTGTCTTATTTCTGACGTCTGTATGTACAGGAGAGTAACggcagctgcagagcaacagtTGAAGAGACTGTGGCATACGACCAACATCTACGTCTACCCTCCTCTGCACGAGTACTGTGAGAAACTGGCCTCCCACCTCCCAGATCCTCTTAAGGTACCTGTGTGATTCCTGATTTTGGTCACTTTACGTGTGGATCCAGatgtactgtaaaataaaaatgttattcccTTTGTGTTTCCCTGTCTAGGTGGTATATCTGACCAACAGTGGCTCAGAAGCCAATGACCTGGCAATGATGATGGCTCGACTCCATACAGGCAACTTTGATATCATCACTTTCAGGTACAAGTCTTGTGTATCTTGATTGTAATAGTAATAGCTTGACATTACATAAGATTTAAATAACATGACTTTTATAGAAGGTTAATGATTAAAATGTatgtgcagtgttttcattgtaACTATTGGTTTTACATTGGTTTGTTCTTTCCAGTGATTCAAGTAGACTGTTATTTGAGGCGCAGAAGCAGCACACACTTGTGTAAACACACCGAGTAAACATTAGATTACAAGGTTGATGATTCCAGCTTCTAATCaggaatattaaaaataaataaatatatatatatatatatatatatggtataaATATTCTCACATTCATTCAAtatttttgaattgtttttcGTCTTCCAGAGGATCTTATCACGGTGGCAGCCCACAGACCATTGGTCTTACTTCCAACGCAGCATATAAATATCCCATTGCCGGTGCTTCAGGCTGCACAAATGTATGTATGCAACAATGTCttacaatgaaataataataaatttgCACTAAACTTCCCCTGTATTTTTACAATGATCCCATAGATTCATctgaaatatattgttttatgatGATATCTTtgcgactgctgctgctgtcaggttGACCCAGCTGATCAGGTTTCTTCCCTTTGAACAGACCATGTGTCCCGATGTGTTCAGAGGTCCCTGGGGAGGAAGCCACTGCAGGGACTCTCCGGTTCAGACCATCAGAGACTGTGGCTGTGCTCAAGGTacacaaacacgtgcacacatggCTCAACACACTCGCTCTGTCCTTataaaaagggggaaaaaaagatcatGATACATTACAGTCATGTTTGCATTAGTCCTTCAAATCATTTACCACACTTTCATATAATGTCTTCATGCatgaagataaaaacatgtctagaggttgtgtgtatttttattgaatttgaatttaaatgcagCACAACATccataaaaaaactgaatcttgGGTTTGACTGAATACATGActtttgctctgtttttatcCTGAAAATGAGACAAAAGAAACTCTAGAAGTTCCTGTGTAAAGTTCACTGTCTCCTGCTGTCGATCATTTACCTCTGTTACCTTTCACCTTTGGCCATTTTCAGGAATTTTAGTTATAGTTCAGCAAGTGAGTTTAACTGGAAAAGATCAGAATATCAAAACGACTGTATACACAATACAAACTGCAATCAGCTGCAATGTATCAATATAAGTCAATAACAGCCATGTTGATCTGttttatattgtataatataaaacagcagcagggtTAGTTAGGACAAAATTCAAGTTCCTCTCCTGGCATTGTCGAAACATCTAAAAAGTCATCTGTCACTAGAAATTTAATATTCCATCAACACATGATATTTAAATGGCTCCACCAGTCCATCATCTGCTCGCCTGCAAAACACCtctgataaaacacacaaccctGTTTATTTTTTGAGGGATTCAGGCAtacatgtttaaaacacactCCGAAGACAAGAGAAAAGGCTATTTGTATCACTCTCCACCGCACCAACAGTACAAGTTAGGCTTCTGCTTTACAATGTCAATGAGTATAGAGGTTTTCTCATCTTtgcccttgcactcaaatagcccctgtttGCTCTTAAATTTGCATGCTAATGTGTGTGCTAAATGATATAAAggtcttgtttttgttcatcCCACAGGTCATTGCATGGCAAATGAACAGTACATCGGACAGCTCAAAGAGACGTTTGCTACCAGTGTCCCAAGTCGAATTGCTGCTTTCTTTGCGGAGCCCATCCAGGTACCACGTTCTGCTGTGGAGCAGAAATATGGTGTTGGAATTATAAATACTGCTCACAGCTATGTCTGCTTCAGATCTGTTGCTTTGACACATTGAATATTACCATTTTTTACTGCATGTCATATACTGTtagcaaataaatacacaattgCACTTACTGAGTATATTTAATCAGTAGAGTCTTCTGTGAAGTGTATGTGTTGTTTAATTTGggatgtgaatgtgtttggTATATACAGGGAGTTGGAGGAGCTGTGCAGTACCCTAAAAGCTTCCTGAAGGAGGCTTATACacttgtgagagagagaggaggggtctGCATCGCCGATGAGGTAAAATACATctattttattgatatttttagatggtttttctatttacaatttaaaatttgtatttgtatttattcaaaatatacTATAAATTTGACTTGCTTAACAGAtccacatttagaaaaaaaattacatttatttatatgaacAGTATAGGAGTAAATCTTTGGGTTTGGATTAtattatcatcaaataactaaccataaagttaatataaaaatatagtaGCAAAATATTCCCTATTTCCCATCCATTTgacacaaatcaatattttcattaatttgaaaacttttttttctggtAACCTGGCAGATTTAAGTCCcacattatttttcattgagGGTCTGTTTAGATTTAAATCAACAAAGAAATATCTGCTCCATTAAGTTCACCAGGTATTTCTTAACTGGTGCAAGTAGTTTACTGTGGGTTTTTAGAGGTTTTTCCCTCTAAAGCTGCCTGTTGCTGCTGGGAATTAGGCTAAAAACAGCAACAAGGCGAAGTTGGTATATTATGCCAAAAGGAAGGGCCTAAAAAGCAAACCCCATATTGCAAGGCTTTTGAATACAAGGTGCTAATGGGCTGCTGGGGAAAGTTTGTGGTGTTGTGCTGTACACAAACTTTATAATTTCCTTTGCTTCTTCAGGTGCAGACTGGATTTGGACGAACAGGAACCCACTTCTGGGGTTTCCAAGGTCATGACGTCATTCCTGATATGGTTACGATGGCGAAAGGCATCGGCAATGGATTCCCAATGGGAGCTGTTGTTACAACACCAGGTGAGATAATCCTGTGAAACATAAAAACCCTGCTTACAACTGTATTGTGCATAGTGTGTTGTTAGTGTAGGTCGGCAAGATGAACGGTTTCTGTTTGGTTTCCCAAGTAAGGATGAATAATGCAGCTTTATTTTGTGAGCTGAGAGTCGGGCCCGAATCAACAGGCTCCAAACAACAGCTATTACTTCACTGCTGGACAGATTAATTAACAATGAAAAAAGATTAATTGTAGAAAAACAATTTTAACTATCTGACGTTAGGCAGATCAAATATTATGctacagttaaaaaaatatgatcATTGCATCTACGCTACCAGCCAAGGCGTACTTGGTAACAAAACTGCTGGGGCGGTCAATCATGCTGTTTGAGCTTCCTGCCAAATACTGCAACACTGCGACACGATAACAACCCCCACCACTTGTGAGCATTGTGCACTGCTCTCTTTCAAGACTCGCCAATACAGGACAAAGCTGGCCTGGGACCAGCAATTACCCAATCACCAGATTCAGTGAGCCAGCTGGAGTGAACAGCTTCATGTCGTCACCTTACTAACCGACCCAGTCTGATGGCAAAGCATGGGGACGTAGCAAGGGGATGACTCCAGGGATAAGCCCATTATCCTCCGTTCTGGAGGGGAATGGAGGAGCCAGGGGTCGAAGCACAGACCTTCTAGTAAACCTCTGCCCTACACAGGGTCCACCAAGACCTGAGCAGGCCCCACCCTGCCCTCCCAATCCATTTGTTTTCAGTCACTGTTGAAGGCTACTAGATATGTGGGACGATCTGTGCGTGGTGACTGACATCAGCCTGCATGTGCTCGGGTGAGCTGTCCAGGCCTCTGGAACTGTAAGAAGTAAAGTGAAAACGTCTGCAAATAAGACAGCGACAGTTTCATTGGTCAACATCATatctggcattctattggttcATTTTACAACCAGCATGAGCAGAAGCAAGCCCTAGTGAGAAGGATTCAACTGTAGCACAGGACATTTGTGCAAAAGTGCATGAGAGGATGGGctatgtgagagagagatcatCCTTTTGAGGCAGAGCTTtgcaaaatctgaatgtgaaaggaagaagaagtgcTCTCATAATGAAATAGGAGTGAATCTCCACATGACTCACCACTGATGATGCACAGCAGTTGCATATGAGCACATATGGCATTAGCATCAAAGTGCACAGGCTATAGAGAGGCTTTGTGACACTAATCCCAGGAACGCAACGAGCTGTGATGGTTGTATTTAGATtaataatgaagaaaacacCACGCTGCCGACAGGATCAATCTGTTTTGCTTATTTCTGGTTGCGAATGAGTGATTATAGgttgttcctttttttatttgttaaggTAGCAAAGTGCTGTCGCCCTCCTAGTAATCAACCTTCAAATGACTTTACGCAAAGACCCACactgatttctttttcatttctctctgaaaGTTTACTTGATGACCCCTCAGTCCAcccattttttatttagatttgagATGCAAAGTGAGAGCTGGTGACTGAAAAATAAGAACATAGGGTGGAAAAAAGGGAATGCAGATCCAAGGAAATTAAGTGAATGTCGAAATAAGACAGGAACCAAGAATCACCGGAAAGGAACTAAATTGAGGAAGAGACACAGGGAAGGATGCATCAAATATTATCATACAAACGATAAGGTAcacaaggaaatgaaaagtCCATAAAGAAAAACCAAATGAGTATCTCCAGAGTTCGTCAGCGTAGTTAGCTCAGAGGGACAGCTCCACATGAAATAATCGTCGATGACACTTCAGTGATCATGAAGAGATGATGCCTTCACAAATTATTCGTATGTAGTCAGagcaaatatatgtttttagaAGAGTTTTTAATCCGAAAGCAGCGGTGGATGAAGGTATGAGCTTGTTGGTTCATGTGTTTTCCAGAAATCGCCGCCTCATTTGCCAAGGGCGTTCACTTCAACACCTTTGGAGGGAATCCCATGGCCTGTGCGGTCGCTTCATCAGTACTTGACGTAAGAATTCATCTTGTCTTTCTACAGTAGACCTGTTGATCGGCACAGGATGCAACTATTTGAAAATACAAAGCTTCCTTATCACTTAAGCACAATGAATTATACCGTGTTTATCGCTTTTACGTAACAGACAATCAAAGAGGACGGCACGCAGCAGATCAGCCTCAACGTGGGCACATATCTGATGACGGAACTGGCAAAGCTCAGAGAAAAGTACGAGATTATCGGGGATGTCCGTGGGAAAGGCCTGCAGATCGGTGTGGAAATGGTCAAAGACAAGGTATTGAGATTGTTACAGCAGTGACACACTCACCTCCGCTCACATGTTTGTGTAATGTGTGCTGCTGGGGGTCATGGTTCAGCAGTGACCCAGTTAACCATTAGCCAGACCAGTGTCTGGAATTGTGAAAAGATCTATCCCAGTTGCAGTGACTGCACTACTGGTTTTCTAACGCGTTTCTTTTTGATTCtgttaattgtatttaaaagaGTCTGCAAGTGGTGGAATCATTACAGAAACATCTGATAAAATAAGACTCAGATTTAGTGTTATTGTTGAGGCCCCTGTTCTGCTATCATACCGTATCATTGTTGTTAAGGATGCTATTTTGACCAATGTTCCTCTTCTAGTTTTCCTGGGTTTGGCAGATGGCATCATGGTTTGTGATGCAAACTTCATGACCTCTGTAACTGCAGTATTTTCTGCTCAAAGTGGTGCATATATCAGTGGTTAACACCACAAAAGTAGCAAGTAGAcgtaatgataataatacattttatttataggcacCTTTCAgagcactcaaggtcaccttacacggcaga
Coding sequences within:
- the agxt2 gene encoding alanine--glyoxylate aminotransferase 2, mitochondrial; protein product: MYKVGSCFRGRALMGASRWRPPGSSAEFHLPTGALYQKASPRHLPTDIPEMPPCSFKPEEYKGMSKERMMEIRRKNCNPMIMKVTSYKKPVFVHQGHMQWLWDVDGKRYLDFFAGVATVSVGHCHPRVTAAAEQQLKRLWHTTNIYVYPPLHEYCEKLASHLPDPLKVVYLTNSGSEANDLAMMMARLHTGNFDIITFRGSYHGGSPQTIGLTSNAAYKYPIAGASGCTNTMCPDVFRGPWGGSHCRDSPVQTIRDCGCAQGHCMANEQYIGQLKETFATSVPSRIAAFFAEPIQGVGGAVQYPKSFLKEAYTLVRERGGVCIADEVQTGFGRTGTHFWGFQGHDVIPDMVTMAKGIGNGFPMGAVVTTPEIAASFAKGVHFNTFGGNPMACAVASSVLDTIKEDGTQQISLNVGTYLMTELAKLREKYEIIGDVRGKGLQIGVEMVKDKASRDPLPPDEMNMIFEDVKDMGVLIGKGGVYGQTFRVKPPMCITMEDADFFLAVFDKSVHNHMERR